GAAAATCCGAGGCAGAGAATGGCCCCCATAAAAAAGGCTGAGAACACTGCTTTCTCCTGCCACTGGATTTCTACAGAGGGCCTAGTCAAGAAGTAAGCAGCTATGCCCAGGAAGGCTATCATGCCTGTAGTTGACATGGATAATAATAGTAGATTTGTGTatcattattaaaaatacaaatgctcaccatataaaaaaaacaaaaaaacaaactagtgATGAACAGAAATTTGTTTTCACGATACATAAGAACATCCATATAATAAAAGTAATGCTATAAAAAGGACCCGTAAgtgaatgtttaatttttttttcccaaatcaTAAGGACAAATAATCATAAATTAAATTGATGGTATAAAGTGAAATTTAGATTTGTATTAAATGACAGGACACAAAGATTCCACAgcaaaagaaattttaaagtgGTGAAGGAAGAAAGAATACATGTCAACTGAATGGGCATAAACAAAAtttagagattaaaaaaaacaaaaacagacttACCCAACAAATGAGTCCAAATATTTCCTGTTTCAGTATGAATCCTAAATATTGATTTGAAGCAGGCCATAAATGAATTGGTTGGCACACGATGACCCCTGAGCAAAAAGTCATTGTCCTTAAGCCAATCTGGCAATGTATGGTGGTGAGCAACATTCCAGCCAGCTGCCCAGACCTTTATAACAGAAACAGCATTAAAGCAATCATATTTGTTGTCTTTAATAGTGGTTAATCagtagaagaaaaagaaataatgtggtTTAACAGCCTTGGCATGCATGGCAGGGATGAGTAGGCTGTTGAATAAGAGTTGTTTGAAGCTCCTCAGAATCCTTTATGTTTTGAATACTCAGTAACCTAAAATAAAGTTGGCTATCCACATGCAGACTGCTTAAGCATTATATCTACCAGCCCACACACAACTTTGGCAAGTGAGTTCTAGTGGCCCTTTTCCTTATTCatatagaaacattttttcCACTATTCAATCCCCAGCCCCTATgtataaactcttttttttttaccatcacTGTAACTGATACCTAAGCTTTGCTACACGCTTAGACACTTGTAATTAAAATGAACTCCACATGTTTAAGAACATGACACAATAGTTCAGATCAAATGCAAATAGAAACATTATTCCATGAAACTTATTAATAGAATACTTTTAAGTGACATTTTACACTTTGTCGAGGTATTCTATTGAATGTCTAGGCAAAgtaaaaaacagacaaaaagaaataagTTTCATGTTTGTTTAGAAGACTTGATCAATTCTTGAACATTTAATGTGATATGTTAAAATGCAATTTATAAAGTagttcataaattaaaaaaaaaatcaatggatGTCTATAAAATAGAGATAATATGATTACAGGTTGTGCAGCGAATAATCCattattaaatagaaaataaggattcaaaaattagaaaatcaattcaaatttaaaaaaaaaaagttctagcagtgcatattttaaaaaaattctgacCACCATATGAGATTGAAATGACTGTGGATTAAAACTGATATGTCTGCATTAGTTACTGAACGTTAATTTGACAAATAAGCCTGTTTAATGTCCCCTAAACAGTTTCTTATAgtctgcagacctgcctaccaaaaaaagtctgCTATATCAAGATCATAGacagtaaaacatttaaaaaaaacagttgaaCATTTACAGCAGACTAATTTTCCCTAAAATAGGCACTGCTCTTAAAATTATGTAAATTGAATGAACAATGATTCTGCAAACAAATGTTATTTCTTTGCTTTATACCTTTTCTCTGGCTGCATtctaaatcaaacaaagcagcagacagcagtaaaaaaaaattattagaaaaAATTAGTACTACTTCTAATGTATTAAAATTCAATTAATGTTCAAATAATGAGATGATAATGGATTACTGAATAACCTTGATGCATCAGACCAGCTGAAACTGGACATTTAGCATGGATAATTAAGAATGGTAGAGGGTAAACCATAATGCTTATGACCATAAGCCCTCATTCTATCCACTGTTTAGGAAAGCAAGTCATTATCCACTACGTTACTCCACAGAATATGAAATTCAGGTACACAAAAATAAACGAGTTGATTCTTTTCATAGTGTCTGACCTTCATCCTAAACCCAATAACTCATTTCTGGTGTATATTAGAAGCTTAAAGATGGCACTGTCTTAAACCTGACTTTCCTGTAAAATCCATTCACCATTCGATAGGTGTGGCCCTGAACTCTTTCTAAGGACATTCAAGTCAATATTCTGATCAAAGCAAAATCAAGACTCAAGCTAACACAGTTGCAAAGAATTAGAAGGTACTAACAGAGAAGTAGAACAAAAAATCTTTGAAAGAATAATTTAGCAATCCCCATAATTACAAtgggttttttaaaatccaaagtaggtcgaaaaaaaaatttaaaaaattaaacattagtaACTGCCACATAACTCTTTATCCTGACAAAAGTGTGAGAAATAGTGAGTAGATACATGGAAAGCATTTTTGAAGCTTCAAGCCAATTTAGTTGTGTTACATAAAATCTAAAATCACAATGCTAATttactttaaagaaaattagATAACCCGCAATAAGGCAAGATATGCTGAATGAGTTGAACAGAACTAACCTTTTTAACAAATTCTTCTGCTTGCTGGGCACATTTGCTTGGAACATTTAAGAGTGAGGTGTCCACGCCATCAAGATCTTCATCTAAATCTGTGGGCAATCTGTCCTCCTACAGAAGAAAAGCAATTTGTAGGATAGGAGTATATATAAGAGATTAAAattttattgcatttttatttgctgGCTTATGGATAGATTGTAAGGCAACACATTATTTATAATACAGAAATGAATTATTTAACTTCAACAAATATTGATGTGAATGGATTTCCTATAGTTTTGAGCCAGTGTTAATGTCAAAAGGTTagtagttttttaaatagaggatGAAAGTAAAGTACAAGCTAGTAAAAAAAACTGTGAAGAAGGGGAGGGGATgtccctgatttttttttttatagattttttcatttatttgtaatcAAATTTTGTTATGAAGAaatcttttatatttataaaattaattgttacattaaaaaaaaaagctatttaaaatagAGACATTATAACCAGATACAGGGACTAAATATTTACACGACTGGCATATACATAGTGAaattaattaatacaaaattttaGGTGATATCCaaaacacattttatattttaaaaaatatgaaaacaaaaggtACCTCTGATGTGAGTAGTGAACCAAGTTCTTCATGCGTGTAGGCCATGTTTGGCTTAGATCTACCTACATTTTGCTCCACTAACAAATCCTCTGACAGCTGATAGGAGCTTAAGCTATCTGTAGTTTCATTCTGATTATAGTCTTCTGTGATAGTATCTGGATAGACAATACCATGTGCACCAAGGGAGCCAGCTGGATAACCAGATGTCATTGTTTGGGCAACAGTATACTCGCAAGTCTATGAAGAAACCAATGCTGCAACCAGGAATAGCTGCACAAACCCTGCAATAAAATTAGCTTTTTCTaaatccttatatatatatatatatatatatatatatataatatatatatattatatggtgtatatatatatataattttggtCATGTCAGTTTAAGTATGGATATGATAATGAAGTCAGAAGataataggtctagatctagtttaaattttgtttgttatttgacctagattgactagatctaaaccttttagagaaaaaaaaagaatagaactTATAAATCATCTAGTCCTAGTCATCCTAACATCAAATTTTAGATTATATCATGATGATTAACATTCAtcatcttaaaaaaaagatactttaattaatcatttttaaaatgatgattTTGAAGAACCTTTTTGTATAGAGTGACTCTATGGAAAAGCCAGAGGATCATATACATTTTAGAGAGTAAAGTCTTCCCTAGAAAATCAGCAATTGCATTTGAGTACATTGTTAAAGTGTCTGTACTACTAAAGTATGGATATAAACTGGTTTTGTAAACTTGTTTGAAGAGCTTTCTCTAACTCCCTTTCTTCTGAAATGTCATTGCACTATACATTAAGAGCCACAGTgcggaaaaaaataattcctacCATGTtatgaaatgaaagaaaaaaataggagCAAGAGGAATCCACTAGGGAAACAGGAAAGTGGgaagacccaagcaaacctggaagaggacagtcatcagtgaagctgagaaTACTGGATTGACATGGGAGAAGATGAAGAAAACTGTTCAGAATCGAATTTGATGGAGAGGTATGGTTGCTGCCCTATGTTCCCCTGGGGGTGCAAGATTAAGTTTAAGTTTTAAGAAGATTTTCAAgaaaattcatattttattgtgAGCTTTGGATGtggaatatcttttttttattgtgaggTGTGCTGGTGCTTTATTTAGCATTTCTAGTTAATGTTACTAGCCATTTCAATGACctaaatttcttcttcttcttcttctagctagctttattgctgctgagctgtgagctcttttgcagactgtgccaaggaaaaaaagtgtgctgttttcttcagttgttcagcactgctgtaaaccttaaatttaaaactatatGGAAAGGACAAATTTcctatatatataactaaaatGTCCTAATTGCCATGAACTTTAGAGGGAAACTCAGGTgatttttcaaatcttttttagttattgacatataatatttaaattctgtggaaaaagttgtaatagtaaacattattaccatatatatttttattttaaaatttgtatttactAAATTAGACATCAAATTCttcaaatcttaaaaaaaaaaaaaagattcacaaAATTGTGTTTTTAGCCTATGCCTAGGTCACTCACTTCAACAATATTGAaagcagatctagatttaaCCAATCACATTCTTCATTCTTACAGTGACTGCTATGTCTAGTACATAGGCTATGATAGTCTTTGGTCTATTCTCacatgcatttttttgttgtaaatccATAGACTTAAATAtcaagctagatctagaccctaATTTTAATTGGATCTAGAAATATATAGAAACATCAGACTGATGCACTCTTTGGTcttggccacattcttatatgcatgCAAATCTTGAAGGCTGATTGCAGATCTCTAGAAAAGAGGATTCTAGCAAAaggaactaagatgctacagaaagatcttcGATGTCATttacaaagaccacatcacgaatgaagagataagaaacaggatattaataaagatattagacccatgatgacctgctaaccactgtagaaaaatgtaaaaaaactctATAGTTGTGTAACAGTTTCTTTTGGTATACATTGGGTGTTGAAGGCATTTTTCATTTAAGACATTTAAGTATAATGTTAAATGTTTCACTGCTCACTGCTATTaagtattataaagtttgaatgtttcactgctattgtaaagtttaaatgtttcaccgatattataaagtttgaatattTTACTGCTGTTGATtggtttaaatgtttcaccatTTCGACCATCAACATGGTGAATCTGAATCACGTTGTCACTGTCAGTCTCTGACCATCCAAACCAAGAACAAGATTAACCACTTAGACGACTTAGTACTACTACAGTCGAGAAGTCAGTTAAATTGAGTTTACAAGCATTAATCTATTATCTATATCCAGATTAGTCACAGTGTGATTGAAAGTCTAGTTAAGTCTTTAAGTCTAGgttctatatctagactctagatctatcatcagtCTAGATGAATAGAAaaatagtaaaatttaaaatgatcctgtcgtactagatctagatctagatatctagtccTAGTACTAATCTGACTCAACCATGACACCATGACCATGTTACATGTTAGTTACTGTTACTTTACCATAACCATGTACATTACAGTATATTATCATTgtaattgtagatctagatctatgtaatacatgtaattattgtaatcattGTAATGTTACTGATTCAGTGATGAATTGAGACTGTACATAGTACATGACATGTGACATGATCATCATAATGATGGATGGGTTAGGGTTGTCTGTCTGTaaattgtagatatctagaatctacatctagaaagaatagatctagtcctactagatatagaatctagatagctAGTAATTCGAGACAAAGAGTGTCAGTAGTCATAGTAGCCCTACCTACTGTTGGTGTTACGACTCTACTAGAGTAGAGTAGACCCTCTGCCTCTAGCCCTAGTGACTAGTCATGGACGACTGACCTATATTCTATTTTGAGACCTATTCTAGGTAATTTagatattaaaatttttaattaaaatcataGTACATACCAATATTATTCTGTTAAAATTaataagatctagactagatctaggtctaagtctagatctaggagcGTTTTTAGGTTATGTTAATACAAATTTAACGATTAGCTTCTGTTTACTAAGCACAATTAATGTAGTCACAGACCTACACAAGTTTGACACAATAACAGTGTGCTGTTTtcgtcatcagtttctgtgttCTTAACACATCAACAAGTGGATGAGGTGATAGCCCAAAATAAGTAAACGAGATCTAGAATCCctaggtctagaatctagataagatGTTAATCCGAATCGTAAACAAAATTGaagtttttatattaaatgtattgGTAGTTCTAGATGTTCTGtatcgtttaaaaaaatattttagcgaataaaacaaaaagcaaagaaaaaagttaCACAACACTTAAATTAGACCTATAACCTTTGGCCTTTACCCCGTTTTGGACTATGAAATATGATTTCATAAACAGAAaagaatgtttatttgtttttcgtTATCAAcaatagcctatatatatagactctatGTGGCACCAGCTCGATTATCTGAGGATTCCAGGGCCTCAAATCTGCACcaataaatagaaaaagattaaaaacaagaaaatattgtaaaaaatattaaaacaacaaaaaaaaaaaaaaaaaaaaaaacttattgtaTCAATTATAATATGAATCAGTATGCTTTATTAAATTTGTAGACcataatatatctagactaacaataataaagcatttataaaaaaaaaaaaaggggggggggatgacgacctgaattcgaactcatatATGGCTCAAtgtaagactttttaaaatatcaattcttgtattgtcaggtaaaagaaataattgtgcaaaatttcagctgatccgagattgggtgagaGAGAAGTCACgtataaaaactttttaccagacagagttgatataaaaaaaaaagctttgtaaaaaaaataatgatatatatatcatatatatatatatatatatataatggccattgcagtgctaaagaataacaaagcaccagggctagacatgatatcagcagaaatgctaaaatatgggggacagtgcattgttaacagaatgactgatctcttaaatctctgttggcgaacttcaaaagtcccagaggactggcaaaagtgagtgattgtaaagcttccaaaaaagggcaacttggcagactgcaacaactggaggggcattactctcctctctgtcccgggcaaaagttttcagcactgttttgttgagacggcttcaacagtctgtagatgaaaggctcagagaagaacaagcaggatTCCGAAGAGgtagatcatgtacagagcagattttcgttctacgaaatatagaacaaagtcttgagtaccaacaacggctaacgatcagtttcgtggacttcaaaaaagcgtttgttagtgtccaccgagaatcactatggaaaatagttagagaatacggtatcccagaaaaattcgtccagatcctacgacacctttacagtcagtctagttgctgcattaaaacagaagagggaacaacagagtttttttacaatcgagacaggtgtgagacaggggtgtatcttatctcccttccttttcctcctagccatcgactacataatgaggagaacAATGAActagactgcctttggtattccatggcatgaacaactccgattgacggacttggactttgctgttgatgttgcactactcggggctacaaataaatgcattcaagaaatgacggagagcctagacagagaggcacccaaaattggcctccgcataaacttggacaAGACTAatattatgcgagtgggatataaggcaaagggtgtccccgtcagacttggcgagtcaaagcttgaagagctggacaagttcacgtaccttggcagtatcataacaaatgatggagatgcttaccatgatgtagcgtgccgaataggaaaggcagtgagcattttccaaaggctgcagcctatttggactagccaagccattggactcgagtcAAAAATACaacttctcaacacaatcgtcattccaactgctacatatgcatgtgagacgtggaagtcatctgtcaaaattgagaaaagactaaatgtggctcaacagagatggctgagacggattttgggagtcagttacacagatcgggtctcaaacaaggaaatcctatgccgaactgggagtcaaacatttagtgaggttgtgactgagcgtcgcatgaggtttgcgggacatgttctacgtcaacatgaattacgcacaccaagagttgcgataacatggaagccaaaacgaggaaagcgcaaacagggacttccagtattacttggcgacacaccttcatggaggacctcggaacagtggacaccagatgggaggaggcttcagacatcgccagtgacagatctttatggagacagcttgccgcccaatggaCGGATtcgagggctttgcactggacTTTTGATGGCAAaagatatatatagttcgtccatcgtggtttgatGACCATTTTTGTCATCCtgaggctgagggctttgcactgggctTTTGTACCTCtccgtgtggctggtgagacccatAGGCAGGTTATTCCGGATGGAGATAGTGTTCCCATGCCGAGAATCAAACCCGGGTATAACCCGATTGAAAGCCAGGAATCCTAACCACTGGACAAAAGATGTAATCACAGCTAGTACTGCGTAACTGcgtgaaatactgtactcctcTTTAATCTCGAAGACAAGCagtgttttttctttttgaaagcaATTACTTTAAAGAGAGAGCTGAGGCCAATgctttttcgctgtccatagctttctttgtCCATATCTCTATTGACATAGTGTGGGTATGTCTTCCCAGTACTGAGCAGTGCATAAATGACTACAAGTTTACGAATTTACAATGGGGCTACAGTTATGGTTGAcagtaacagatgacctattcatcatcgcatggtctgaaaggggaattttatacttttttttttcttttatgggccagtagagacactcgAAAGACAACAAATGTGTTAACTATAAGAACCTAAATGTTTCaaattataggcctattgaAACATTACATAAAcaatcattttatatttataacgaagttgaattttaaataactggaaaaaaaatacattgaggtaaaaagttaaaaaatgatATTATAATTTTGCATTAACaatcattatatatttataattaggttcgattttaaataattgaaaaaatacattgaggcaaatagttaaaaaatgttgaaaaatactCGACTAGAtgcacttttgttttctttttagataattgttatatttaatattagtgtCATCTTTAATTTTCTACGATACACTAATTATTATCATAAACCGATATAAAATTTATGATAAATACCACAGGTTGTTGTAGACTTACTATAATTCCAATTAGCCTCGGTGAGAAATGGTGAAGATTGGCTATTCCCTGACCTCACGGAGAACGAAAAATCGCCAGATAAGGATGAGACAAAACACTGCtttggttttttaaaaaagtgttttaattGAATCCTTTGAATTCGTAGCTAGCACCGTATTATCATGATGCCAACCAATAGTCTCTGATTAATACATGACGACATACTTCAGGCATcaaatattattgaaatctcacatgtaactaatgtaatTTCTTTTAGAATCGGAAAGTAAATAAGAGGCCATTTAGATTTCTGAAGATATTGAtgtaatttcatttttctgtaaaAGAAGCACTAGTCAGAATGAAGGAAATATTACAATGTGTCCGTCGAATGATATACTTGAATATTTTTGgggatttttctttttggttgtGCCAATCTCACAAGATTTACGAAGCAAATTATCCAGAGCAAAAGGAAAAGTGCGTGCCAGTTGTCAAAAGAATGGTTCTGATGCTTCCTAATTAGGACGATTTAGTCTTTTAATAGTAAAAAGCTGTTCTTTTATTGTCGACTACTTTCAACTAAATatatagaaatgaaatagaaatgtgaaaCTTAATTTAATGTGTGGTTGAAAAAAAAGTCCGAAATGGGAATATTGAAAGACGTACAATGAATTCATCTGGATTGGAAAAGTGGAAGCCAGATGCAATTAATCTATGTGTTCGACATTGTTTTTTTCAGGAAATGCTTCTTTGTCAATCATTTTTGGTACAAtcgaaataattcttttttgaaattatagCCACTagagagattttttattttacctatctttaatttattttttgtgggGGAAGATGTACTAGAAGGTGAAAGATATACACAAGAGTTGAGGCCTATCTTTAAACTATTGACCAAGTTGTGActaattaaaccttttttttttcaacaaaagcGTAACACGTTAGCGCAtagtgtaataaaaaaaaaggttcttctaaaaaaaaaaaaaaaagaattgtgattcagaagaaaaaaatatttaaaaacaagaagaaaatgtcatgCGAGCAAGATGCCGTGCTCACTGttgaagaagagaaaaagaagttAGTGCATTGATCGTGTTTTAACGTTGAGGTTCACCTCCTACTagaagcaatcattgatgtaggGGATACATTTGGAACAATCAAaccataaattattttgttcaacAATCGAAGAATTATTGTAGATGTCAGCTTCAGAATATTGGCGTATATGATTATTTTACTAATAGCGacattcaaacagaaatacCATGTTGTCTTGGAAGAGGTTTAAAGGTAGTAAAAGATATTCCACTTGAAAATAACAGTTGACAGTACGCGATATATATTCTATTAAGACTAAGAATATCTctaaatcatttaacaaagccttCAACCGTTTCTTACCATCTGCATAGGGGCCTATATGTAGAGTCATAtagaaaagaatttttaaaattaaaaatctttatgAGTCAAAGGAGCAAAGGACACTTTTACAAAGGGCAACtctttattaaaaatgaaatcgtTAAAGACATTAACCTTTACTAAGTTAATGATACGTTTTTAAGCTTGAAATGCAGAAAAAATAAACTGTAATTTACTTATGGCTGCATTGTTGCGAAATTGAACTATAGATTAAtgtcaatgtcttcgattccgtaGTTTAAGGATGCGTGcattcacatgactacacagaCCTAGTGAACTATAGATAAGTTGTAATCaacaactgaattttaaaatttaatagacactcattttatagttgttgtttttttaaacaatcaaataacgtatgtaattaaaaactat
This genomic stretch from Biomphalaria glabrata chromosome 4, xgBioGlab47.1, whole genome shotgun sequence harbors:
- the LOC106052686 gene encoding adiponectin receptor protein-like, encoding MTSGYPAGSLGAHGIVYPDTITEDYNQNETTDSLSSYQLSEDLLVEQNVGRSKPNMAYTHEELGSLLTSEEDRLPTDLDEDLDGVDTSLLNVPSKCAQQAEEFVKKVWAAGWNVAHHHTLPDWLKDNDFLLRGHRVPTNSFMACFKSIFRIHTETGNIWTHLLGMIAFLGIAAYFLTRPSVEIQWQEKAVFSAFFMGAILCLGFSWVFHTVYCHSERVGRFFNKLDYCGIALLTIGSFVPWLYYSFYCRLEPKITYLALIFFLGTICIVVSMWDKFAQPHYRPLRAGVFVALGLSGVIPAMHYVITDGFWHAINYAALGWLVLMALLYIVGAVIYAARIPERIFPGKFDIWFQSHQIFHVFVLAAAFVHYHGISEIANYRLTLGDCITREM